One segment of Mycolicibacterium baixiangningiae DNA contains the following:
- a CDS encoding DivIVA domain-containing protein has product MTLILLYLVVLVLVAVVLFGVGSVLFGRGEALPPLPHGTTATVLPASGVTGADVDALKFTQTLRGYKASEVDWVLDRLGQEIDALRGELAAVHAAARPAEESP; this is encoded by the coding sequence GTGACGCTGATACTGCTCTACCTGGTGGTGCTCGTCCTGGTGGCCGTCGTGCTGTTCGGGGTGGGCAGTGTGTTGTTCGGCCGTGGCGAGGCGTTGCCTCCGCTACCTCACGGCACCACCGCGACGGTGCTGCCGGCCTCGGGGGTCACCGGCGCCGACGTCGACGCCCTGAAGTTCACGCAGACGCTGCGCGGCTACAAGGCCAGCGAGGTCGACTGGGTGCTCGACCGGCTCGGACAAGAGATCGACGCGCTGCGCGGTGAACTGGCGGCGGTACACGCGGCCGCCCGACCGGCCGAGGAGTCCCCGTGA
- a CDS encoding DNA-3-methyladenine glycosylase I gives MTDAVGGGVVDDGRVRCGWLDGIRLAPADFVLYRDYHDHEWGRPVRDTPALFERISLEAFQSGLSWLIILRKRENFRRAFDGFDIERVAGYTERDVDRLMADTGIVRNRAKIEATIANARAAEALDVDLAELLWSYAPPERKRPADLSQVPAVTPESTALAKDLKRRGFRFVGPTTAYALMQATGMVDDHIAACWVPPMAAVPRHSG, from the coding sequence GTGACCGACGCGGTCGGGGGAGGGGTCGTCGACGACGGCCGGGTCCGGTGTGGCTGGCTTGACGGAATCCGGCTGGCCCCAGCGGATTTCGTGCTCTACCGGGACTACCACGATCACGAGTGGGGCCGGCCCGTTCGGGATACGCCCGCGCTGTTCGAGCGGATCAGCCTGGAGGCCTTCCAGAGTGGTCTGTCGTGGCTCATCATCTTGCGCAAGCGGGAGAACTTCCGGCGGGCGTTCGACGGGTTCGACATCGAACGCGTCGCCGGCTACACCGAACGCGATGTAGACAGGCTGATGGCGGACACCGGAATCGTGCGCAACCGCGCGAAGATCGAGGCGACCATCGCCAACGCGCGTGCGGCCGAAGCTCTCGACGTCGACCTCGCGGAGTTGCTGTGGTCGTACGCACCGCCGGAGCGCAAACGGCCGGCGGATCTGTCGCAGGTGCCCGCGGTCACCCCCGAATCGACCGCGCTGGCCAAGGATCTCAAGCGTCGCGGCTTCCGGTTCGTCGGTCCGACGACGGCGTACGCGCTGATGCAGGCGACCGGAATGGTCGACGACCACATCGCGGCATGCTGGGTGCCACCGATGGCTGCGGTGCCTCGACACAGCGGTTAA
- a CDS encoding DUF3117 domain-containing protein, producing the protein MAAMKPRTGDGPLEATKEGRGIVMRVPLEGGGRLVVELTPDEAAALGDELKNVTS; encoded by the coding sequence ATGGCGGCGATGAAGCCCCGGACCGGTGACGGTCCCCTGGAAGCAACCAAGGAGGGGCGCGGCATCGTGATGCGGGTACCACTGGAAGGTGGCGGCCGACTCGTCGTCGAACTGACCCCCGACGAGGCGGCGGCGCTGGGCGACGAATTGAAGAACGTCACCAGCTAG
- the glgA gene encoding glycogen synthase: MRVAMMTREYPPEVYGGAGVHVTELVAQLRRLCEVDVHCMGAPRPDAFVAAPDPALKGANPALSTLSADLNMVNAAGDATVVHSHTWYSGLAGHLTGLLYGIPHVLTAHSLEPMRPWKAEQLGGGYRVSSWVEKTAVEAADAVIAVSSGMRDDVLKTYPALDPSRVHVVRNGIDTDVWYPTQPQPGESVLAELGVDPTRPIVAFVGRITRQKGVAHLVAAAHHFDPEVQLVLCAGAPDTPEIAAEVTAAVQQLARTRTGVFWVREMLPIGKIREILSAATVFVCPSVYEPLGIVNLEAMACSTAVVASDVGGIPEVVADHQTGLLVHYDAGDTDFFETRLADAVNSLVAEPQRAREYGAAGRERCIAEFSWAHIAEQTMEVYRTVSQ, from the coding sequence ATGCGGGTGGCGATGATGACTCGGGAATATCCACCCGAGGTCTACGGCGGAGCGGGCGTGCACGTCACCGAACTCGTGGCGCAGTTGCGCCGTCTCTGCGAGGTCGACGTGCACTGCATGGGCGCACCCCGGCCGGACGCCTTCGTCGCCGCGCCGGATCCGGCACTGAAGGGCGCCAACCCTGCGCTCTCCACGCTGTCGGCGGATCTGAACATGGTCAACGCCGCGGGCGACGCCACCGTCGTGCACTCCCACACCTGGTACTCCGGGCTGGCCGGGCACCTGACGGGGCTGCTGTACGGCATCCCCCACGTGCTGACCGCCCACTCGCTGGAGCCGATGCGGCCGTGGAAGGCCGAACAACTCGGCGGCGGCTACCGGGTGTCGTCATGGGTGGAGAAGACCGCGGTGGAGGCCGCCGACGCGGTGATCGCCGTGAGTTCCGGGATGCGCGACGACGTGCTCAAGACCTATCCCGCGCTGGACCCGAGCCGGGTGCATGTGGTGCGCAACGGCATCGACACCGACGTCTGGTATCCGACGCAGCCGCAGCCCGGGGAGTCTGTGCTGGCGGAACTGGGCGTGGACCCCACGCGGCCGATCGTGGCGTTCGTCGGCCGGATCACCCGGCAGAAGGGGGTGGCGCATCTCGTCGCCGCCGCCCACCACTTCGACCCCGAGGTGCAGCTGGTGCTGTGCGCAGGGGCGCCCGACACCCCCGAGATCGCCGCCGAGGTGACGGCAGCGGTGCAGCAGCTGGCCCGCACCCGCACCGGTGTGTTCTGGGTCCGCGAGATGCTGCCCATCGGCAAGATTCGGGAAATACTCTCCGCGGCAACGGTTTTCGTGTGCCCGTCGGTGTACGAGCCGCTGGGCATCGTGAACCTCGAGGCCATGGCGTGCTCGACGGCGGTCGTGGCGTCCGACGTCGGGGGTATCCCGGAGGTCGTCGCCGACCATCAGACCGGGCTGCTGGTGCACTACGACGCGGGTGATACCGACTTCTTCGAGACACGGCTTGCCGACGCCGTCAATTCACTGGTTGCCGAACCGCAGCGAGCCCGCGAATACGGGGCCGCCGGACGCGAGCGGTGCATCGCGGAGTTCTCATGGGCGCACATCGCCGAGCAGACGATGGAGGTCTACCGCACGGTGTCGCAGTAG
- the glgC gene encoding glucose-1-phosphate adenylyltransferase: MRELPHVLGIVLAGGEGKRLYPLTADRAKPAVPFGGAYRLIDFVLSNLVNARYLRICVLTQYKSHSLDRHISQNWRLSGLAGEYITPVPAQQRLGPRWYTGSADAIYQSMNLIYDEDPDYIVVFGADHVYRMDPEQMLQFHIESGAGATVAGIRVPRAEATAFGCIDSDETGRIRSFIEKPADPPGTPDDPEQTFVSMGNYIFTTKVLIDAIRADADDDDSDHDMGGDIIPRLVSDGMAAVYDFSNNEVPGATERDHGYWRDVGTLDAFYDAHMDLVSVHPIFNLYNKRWPIRGESDNLAPAKFVNGGSAQESVVGAGSIISAASVRNSVLSSNVYIDDGAIVEGSVIMPGTRIGRGAVVRHAILDKNVVVGPGEMVGVDLEKDRERFSVSSGGVVAVGKGIWI, translated from the coding sequence ATGAGGGAATTGCCACACGTGCTGGGCATCGTCCTGGCCGGCGGGGAGGGCAAGCGGCTGTATCCGCTGACTGCGGACCGGGCCAAGCCGGCGGTTCCCTTCGGTGGGGCCTACCGCCTCATCGACTTCGTGCTGTCGAATCTCGTCAATGCGCGCTACCTGCGGATCTGCGTACTCACCCAGTACAAGTCGCACTCGCTGGACCGGCACATCTCGCAGAACTGGCGGCTGAGCGGCCTGGCGGGTGAGTACATCACCCCCGTCCCCGCGCAGCAGCGGCTCGGCCCGCGGTGGTACACCGGCTCGGCCGATGCCATCTACCAGTCGATGAACCTGATCTACGACGAGGATCCGGACTACATCGTGGTGTTCGGCGCCGACCACGTGTACCGGATGGATCCCGAGCAGATGCTCCAGTTCCACATCGAGAGTGGCGCAGGGGCGACGGTCGCCGGAATCCGGGTGCCGCGCGCCGAGGCCACCGCGTTCGGGTGCATCGACTCCGACGAGACGGGCCGCATCCGCAGCTTCATCGAGAAGCCCGCCGACCCGCCCGGCACCCCCGACGATCCCGAGCAGACGTTCGTCTCGATGGGCAACTACATCTTCACCACCAAGGTGCTCATCGACGCCATCCGCGCCGACGCCGACGACGACGACTCCGATCACGACATGGGCGGCGACATCATCCCGCGCCTGGTGTCCGACGGCATGGCGGCGGTCTACGACTTCAGTAACAACGAGGTCCCCGGTGCCACCGAACGCGACCACGGCTACTGGCGCGATGTCGGGACGCTCGACGCGTTCTACGACGCCCACATGGATCTGGTGTCGGTGCACCCGATCTTCAACCTGTACAACAAGCGCTGGCCCATCCGCGGCGAGTCGGACAACCTCGCGCCGGCCAAGTTCGTCAACGGCGGTTCCGCCCAGGAATCGGTGGTGGGTGCGGGCAGCATCATCTCGGCGGCCTCGGTCCGAAATTCGGTGCTGTCGTCCAACGTCTACATCGACGACGGCGCGATCGTGGAGGGCAGCGTCATCATGCCGGGCACCCGGATCGGGCGCGGCGCCGTGGTGCGGCACGCGATCCTGGACAAGAACGTCGTCGTCGGGCCGGGGGAGATGGTCGGGGTCGACTTGGAAAAGGACCGCGAACGGTTCTCGGTCAGCTCGGGCGGTGTCGTGGCGGTCGGCAAGGGCATCTGGATTTAG
- a CDS encoding ABC transporter permease, translating to MSTAAPARAHARTASPYTGVGDLIRLALRRDRLRLSVWIAMLTLMMVYAPNAVKLAYPDEPQRLARVNLMKTPAGIIMGGPMFGVRETDLGAMMANELMLTLIVAASILSILTVIRHTRAEEESGAAELVLSSVVGRYARTTAALFLVGAVNAVLTVTMTVAMSAAGFRFIDTLAMCVGVTAVSMVFGAVAAVTAQLWRQARTATGAAMAVLAAAALIRGIGDVIDNSGSALSWLSPIAWAQQMRAFVELRWWPLALLLALTVALIALAAVLENRRQYDAGTLPTRGDRPGAPPIRGVLGLHLTLQRGLTIGWGIGLFLGGLAFGSMTKSLIDAAETNELLARVLDVQGTDGVYTTMTQFLAAAATAYVVSAVLRVHADEQSGAGEAVLAGAVSRWRWLLSAMAAAMLGATLLMAGAGFGNGLGAGLTLGEPATVVDLTVAGLAFVPALAVVAGVAALAVAVRRPWVAWLAVAFIVVSLYLGALLRLPQWLLDASPVLQTTAPTDYPLSAMAAMCVVAVAFTGLAGWVYRHRDAV from the coding sequence ATGAGCACCGCGGCGCCGGCCCGCGCACATGCGCGCACGGCGTCCCCATACACCGGTGTGGGCGACCTGATCCGGTTGGCGCTGCGCCGTGACCGCCTCCGGTTGAGTGTGTGGATCGCGATGCTGACGCTGATGATGGTCTACGCCCCCAACGCGGTGAAGCTGGCCTATCCCGACGAGCCGCAGCGGCTGGCCCGGGTGAACCTGATGAAGACACCCGCGGGAATCATCATGGGCGGCCCCATGTTCGGGGTTCGCGAGACCGATCTGGGCGCGATGATGGCCAACGAGCTGATGCTGACGCTCATCGTGGCCGCCTCGATCCTGTCCATTCTCACCGTCATCCGCCACACCCGGGCCGAAGAGGAAAGCGGCGCAGCGGAATTGGTGCTCTCCTCAGTGGTCGGCCGGTACGCGCGCACCACCGCGGCGCTGTTCCTGGTCGGCGCCGTCAACGCCGTGCTGACCGTCACGATGACCGTGGCCATGTCGGCGGCGGGATTCCGGTTCATCGACACCCTGGCGATGTGCGTCGGCGTCACCGCCGTATCGATGGTCTTCGGTGCCGTCGCCGCCGTCACCGCGCAGCTGTGGCGACAGGCCCGCACGGCGACCGGCGCGGCGATGGCGGTGCTGGCGGCGGCGGCGCTGATCCGTGGAATCGGTGACGTCATCGACAATTCCGGCAGCGCGCTGAGCTGGCTGTCTCCGATCGCCTGGGCGCAGCAGATGCGGGCGTTCGTCGAGCTGCGGTGGTGGCCGCTCGCCCTGCTCCTCGCCCTCACGGTCGCGCTCATCGCGCTGGCCGCGGTCCTGGAGAACCGCAGACAGTACGACGCCGGGACGCTTCCCACCCGAGGCGACCGGCCCGGCGCCCCACCGATCCGCGGCGTCCTGGGTCTGCACCTGACCCTGCAGCGCGGGCTGACCATCGGCTGGGGCATCGGGCTGTTCCTCGGCGGGCTCGCCTTCGGATCGATGACGAAGTCGCTCATCGACGCCGCTGAAACCAACGAACTGCTGGCCCGGGTGCTCGACGTGCAGGGCACCGACGGCGTGTACACCACGATGACGCAGTTCCTCGCGGCTGCGGCGACGGCGTACGTGGTGAGCGCGGTGCTGCGGGTGCACGCCGACGAGCAGTCCGGCGCAGGCGAGGCAGTGCTGGCCGGTGCCGTGTCGCGGTGGCGCTGGCTGCTGAGCGCCATGGCCGCCGCGATGCTGGGAGCCACGCTGTTGATGGCCGGCGCGGGGTTCGGCAACGGGCTCGGGGCAGGCCTGACGCTCGGCGAGCCGGCGACCGTCGTCGACCTCACCGTCGCCGGGTTGGCATTCGTTCCGGCGCTGGCGGTGGTCGCCGGTGTCGCGGCGCTGGCGGTTGCCGTGCGCCGTCCCTGGGTCGCCTGGCTGGCGGTGGCGTTCATCGTCGTCTCGCTGTACCTCGGCGCGCTGCTTCGCCTGCCGCAGTGGCTGCTGGACGCCTCGCCCGTCTTGCAGACGACGGCGCCCACGGACTATCCGTTGTCTGCGATGGCGGCGATGTGCGTTGTCGCCGTGGCGTTCACCGGCCTGGCCGGATGGGTGTACCGCCACCGCGACGCCGTGTGA